The Agrobacterium vitis genomic sequence TGCCGCCTGGGAGAAGTAAATGACTGAAGAGCCGCTTTTGAAGCCGTTAGAAAATTGTTGGCGGGTCGAGCGCGCGGATGAGTTCGCTATCTTGATCGACGCAGATATCTACTACGCGGCCGCAAGGTCGGCGATGAAAGCGGCGAAACGCTCGATCTTTCTTGTTGGCTGGGATTTCAACGCACTGGTGACCCTCGGGAACCCTGATCTCAAGGACGACGGACCTCAAGGGGTTGGCGACTTCCTTCTTTGGCTCGCTAAGCGTAATCCTGATCTCGAAATCCGCCTGCTTCTGTGGAATCCCGGGTTCCTTTCGAGCTGGGCGAAGGCCGCGAACGTCCTCTATCTTCTGCGGTGGAAATTGAACCGTCAGATCACGGCGAAGCTGGACGGCAACCATCCGGTCGGCAGCTCCCATCATCAGAAAATCCTCGTCATCGATGACAGTTTGGCATTCTGCGGCGGGATCGACGTGACGACCGAGCGTTGGGACACCCGCGACCATCTCGACGACGCCCCGAAACGCAAACGTCCGGATGGCACTTCATATGGCCCTTGGCATGATGCCTCGAGCTATTGCGTCGGTCCAGCTGCGCGCGCGCTCGGCGATCTTTGCCGCGAGCGCTGGCACCTTGCGGGCGGTGAAAAACTCGACCCCGTCGAGCATAATGGCGAGTTTCCAACTGTCGAGGGAGCGATCGCGTTTGGCGAAGTTGACCTTGCGATCTCGCGGACCAGCCCGGCGCACGGTGGTCGCGAGCGGATCACAGAGATCGAGAAGCTCTACATCGACATGATCATGTCAGCGCATAAGGTCGTCTACGCCGAGAGCCAATATTTCGCGTCCCGTGCGGTGGCCCAGGCGATCGCCAACAGGCTGGGGGAGCCGGATGGACCGGAATTCGTGCTCATCAATCCGGTCAAAGCCGATAATTGGCTGGGCGCGCTCGCAATGGATTCGGCGCGCGCGAATTGCGGGAATCCCTGCGTCATCACGACCTTTATGACAGATTACGGATTTACCATCCGGTGACGGCGAAAGGTCAAGCGATCTACGTCCATTCCAAATTGATGATCGTGGACGATAGAATGATGCGGGTCGGGTCCTCGAACTTCAACAATCGTTCGATGCGCTTCGACAACGAATGCGACGTCGCCTTCGAGGCGGGTGGCGCGGACGCGTTGAAGGCCAAGCTCGCGAATTTGAGAAACGACCTGCTCGGCGAGCACCTTGGCGTCGACGTTGAAACCATTCGAGATGTCGTGGATAGGCAGGGCTCAGTCATTGCTGCGATAGAAGCACTTAGGCTGCCGCGAGGTTTAGGAGAAGCAGGGTCGAAGCGGACGCTAATCCCCTATGAGACGCCTGAGTTGGAAGACCTTGCGCAGTGGATGGCCGACAACGAAATCCTTGACCCCGAAGGTCCGGAAGAGGTTTTTGAGCCAATCGAGAAGCGCGGCCTCTTTCGCGGCCGGCTCAAAATGCCCTTCCAGCAATCCAGGACCTGACCTCTTTGCCGATCCCAGGCTAAAGCGTCGTAAGACTGCGTTCGCACCGCTTTCGACAAATCATCTGATGGGTTCGATATCGAGACAGTCGCTCAATGATATCGGAAATCGTTCTCATGGTAGGCCCTCCGTGGAGCGGCGAGCCAGAGAGCCAACCGATTTCAATGCAATAATGCTGCGCTGCAGAATTACAATGTTCCGCAGCTATGTTCCCGACGGTGGAATTTTGGCCGGGCTGTGATAGTGTGCCGAAATTCAGAGGGTTAGTATGTCTGTCATTCAGCGCAACAATGTCGTATCGCGCGGCAACGGAAAACGGGCGATGGTTTTTTCGCATGGATTTGGTTGCGACCAAAACATGTGGCGCCTGGTCGCACCCGCGTTCGAAGGCGATTTTCAGACCGTGCTTTTCGACCATGTCGGCGCGGGAAAATCGGATCTTGCGGCCTACGATTCTGAGAAATACGGATCACTCGACGGCTATGCAGCGGACGTTGTAGAGATCGCAGAGGCGCTTGGATTGAGCGACGCGACCTTTGTTGGCCATAGCGTCAGCGCGATGATCGGCGTGCTGGCCTCCATCAGATCACCCGGATTGTTCAGCGAACTGATCCTGGTGGGGCCGTCTGCACGCTATATCAACGATGACGGCTATTACGGCGGATTCGGCGCACAGGATATCGATGAGCTTCTTTCATCACTCGCCGACAACCACATGGGCTGGTCGATGGCCATGGCTCCCGCGATCATGGGCAACGCCGACCGCCCGGAACTGGGCGAGGAACTGACCGACAGTTTCTGCCGGACCGATCCGGATATAGCCCGTCGGTTCGCGAAGGTGACCTTCACCTCCGACAACCGTGAAGACCTTCCTCTGGTGAGCGCCCGAACCTTGGTTCTTCAGTGCAGGGACGACATCATCGCTTCCGAGAAGGTCGGAGAATACGTTCGGGATCACATTCCGGGAGCCACCATGGTTGTTCTCGATGCTTCGGGCCACTGCCCGAACCTATCTGCGCCGAATGAGGTAATCTCGGCCATGCGCTCGTTCGTTTAGGTAGCCATGCAGGACGACTTCCAGGACCTCTTCGACAACGCACCCTGCGGCTATGTCGTGACCGACGACCGGTCCCATATTACCCTCGTCAACGGGACCATGCTTGAGTGGCTCGGTTTCGAGCGCGCCGATGTCGTTGGCAGGAAGCTGCCAGAGCTGATGCCCGTAGCCGGGCGCATGTTTTATGAGACCCATTTTTCTCCGCTGCTGAGGATGCAGGGCTTCTTCCACGAAGTGGCGCTCGATCTCGTGTGCAAGGACGGCAAGCGGCTGCCCGTTCTGGCAAATGCCACCCAGACCATGGATGCTGACGGTGCGGTCACCGGCACAAGGGTGGCGCTCTTCCAGGCGACTAGCCGCCGGAAATACGAGCGGGAGCTGGCCGACGCCAACCGAGTAGGGAACGAGACCCGAAAGGAAATCGAAGGTCTGGTCGCCGCGCTGACGGAAACTGGCCTTCATCGCGACGAGTTCATCGCGATTCTTGGTCACGATCTTCGCAATCCGCTGGCGTCGATCGGCAGCGGCATGCGCATCCTTTCGAAAGAGGACCTCCGTCCAAGGGCGAAGCAGGTCGTCACGCTTATCGAGGGCAGCGTATCGCGGATGAGTGGCCTCATCGACGATGTTCTCGATTTGACCCGGGGGCGCCTCGGAGGCGGTATTTCACTGACGCGCCGGGCAGAGGACGGCCTGGCCGCTCACCTCGAGCAGGTTGTGGCGGAGCTCACCAGCGCTAGCGGGAGAGACATCGAAGTCGACATCTCGCTTGAGATGCCGGCATTCGTGGATGCTGCGCGCGTGGCCCAGCTTGTATCCAATCTGCTTGGGAACGCCATAACCCACGGCGCGGCTGACGAGGCGATCGGAATGACTGCCCTGATCGACGGTGGATCACTGGCAATCTCTGTCTGGAACGGCGGAGACCCGATCCCCGAAGAAGCCATGGAGCGCCTTTTTCAGCCCTTCTTCCGCGGCGGCAGTTCCGAGAGCAGAAACGAACAAGGTCTCGGCCTTGGCTTGCACATCGCTTCGGAAATCGCGAAGGCACATGGCGGGACTGTCACCGTCTCTTCGACCGCGGAGCGAACCGTTTTCGAGTTTCGGATGCCGAATGAAATTCCATCGGACAGTTGACGATGTGCCCGGAGAACGCTCACGGCATTGCCACGGTCGATTTACAGCCCGCGGCTGAAGGTCTTGTATTTTCGTGATAGCCGTAGGCCCCGCGACCCACTGCATGGGCCAGGAATTTACCGATTTTGCGCAGTTTCTACCGGCATTCGGAAAGTGAAGCTCGTCTTGTTAGCATCGGACACGGCATCAAGTGTACCTCTGTGAGCCTTTGCGATTTCGCTCGCGATGTAGAGGCCTAGCCCCAAGCCTTGCTTGGTCGAATTGTCCTCTCCTCGATAGAACGGTTGGAACAAGCGTTTCATGGTGGCTTCCGGTATCGGTCTTCCCCCATTCGATATCGTGAGTTCGAGATTGCCGTCCGTTACCCTCGCGGACACCGATATCGGCCGGTCTGCTGCGCCGTGGGTGATGGCGTTGCCTAGCAGGTTGGAAGCCATCTGCTCAAGGCGTGCTTGATCGACATCGATCGTCCGATGGATGTCGAATTCAGTCTCAATGGTTCGGTCAGGGTTCGCCGACTGGATCTCGTTGACGATCCTGGCAAGAAGGGGCTCGATGCGTCCGCCCTTCGTCAGTTCAAGCCCTATCCCATTGCCCAATCGGCCACGCGCGAGATCGAGCAGGTCGTCGATCAGACCACTCATGCGTTGAACGCTTTCGCCCATCAGGCGCAGGACACGAACCGAGCGCTGATCCGTTACGTCCTTGCCGATGATCCGCAGCCCTGATGACATGGAAGCCAAGGGATTTCGCAGGTCGTGGCCAAGCACGGCAATGAACTGCTCCCGTTCGTGCGCGACGCCTTCGAGTTCCTTGTTTGCTTGTTGAAGCTCCAGTTGCGCTTGCCTCGCTTCGGTCACGTCGAAGACGACGCCGACGAAGCGTCGACCGCTCGAATCGATATCGTCCAGGTATTCACCACGGCGAGCGAGCCATCGCTCCCGACCGTCGTCGGCACGACGTATGCGGAACTCGATGTTGCCTTCGCTCTGCAGTCCGTCCGGATCCGTAAGGTCGATGATTTTTCCGTCATCCGGATGGACGAGGTCGTTCAGGACGCCAACATGAACAAATGACGCAACATGAAGGCCGAACAAACGACAGAACTGATCCGAGACACCAACCGTCGCCCAGCCCACCTTGTGCTCAAAGGTGCCGACCCCACCGGCGGATTGTGCGATCCGAAGTTGCTCGGCAGTACGTTTCTGCTCGGTGACGTCGATGAGGACGCCGACGAAGATGATCGGCTCGTCATCTTCGTCGAGGATCGTCTTGCCGCTGGCGTGGACCCATCGATATCCGCCGTCGTCCTTCAGCAGTCGATACTCTTTGGACAATGTCTCGGAGCCAGCGACCATACCGGCCACGGCTAGCTTCACCCGCTTGAGGTCGTCTGGATGAATGGAGGTAAAAAAACGGTCGGTAGGAACTCCTTCAGCCAGTGCGACCGGATCCTGACGCGTGATCGAAGCGAAACGGGCGTCGGCAACGAGGCGTTTCTGAGAGATGTCCCATTCCCAAGTACAAGGAGCGCCAGAAACATCAAGCGTCAGCTCCAACTTCCTGCGGGTCTTCGCGAGCTCAAGACGCATCCGGTCGAGTTCCGATTGCGAGGTTTCAGCATTTCCGCCATCCATCAGCCGCGCCTATTCCGTACCTGCCATCACCCGGTCGATGAAGCCGGCGATGAGTTGCTTGAGATTCTCTAGCGAAGGCAGGTCCATCAGCATCGCGATGTAGCCATTGATCTTCCGGTCCCGTACGGAAAAGTTGATGTAGAGGAATAGGACGAAGCTTTGCTCCCCGGCCTCGTCAAGCACGTCGAACAGCATGCGGCTGTCACCGCGGAGAATATCGGGAAGGGACATCTTGAGGCTGTGTTGCAGCATGTTGGCCATCGAGCCAAGGCAACTGTTCAGGATGACGTTGCCCGTCTCGGCGAGAGCTTCGTCCTCCATTTCCACAAGATCCTCCTCCGCCGTCTCTTCCCCGAGAATACCTCGCACAAGTGACAATCCGTTGCTTTGAGGAAAAATCAGCAAAGCTCTTCCAGAGAAAGGCCCTTCAAAATTCTGCTGGACGGCGACAAGAGTTTCGCTCTCGCGCTGCCCGATCAACGAGGCTGCCGATTTTCGAGTTACGACCTCAACGGATGGTACAGAGAGGATGACTTCCTTGTTGACCATCTTGCGCAGGCTCGCCGCGGCACGGCTGACCCCGATGTTTACCAGTTCGGTGAGCGCGTCACGCTCCAATTCATCGAGATCAGTCCGCCTGTCGCTCATTCGCCAACCCTCCGCAGACGAAGGGCCGCTCCGGAGATGAAGCCGCCCAGCGCATCCTGTGTGACGGGCTTTGCCACGAATGCGGCATTAAGTGCACGCACCCTGGCGATGATCTCATCCTGTACATTGGCGGTGATCACGGCGATCGGCATGTCCGGGTAAGCGGCACGCAGCTCCGAAGCTACCTCCAGACCATCCTTTCCGGGCATGTTGAAGTCCAGAATTGCAATATCGACGGGCGTTCTATCGACGGCAGCCAGCGCTTCGTCGGCATTGGATGCTTCGAGACGTATCCAGTCAGGCTTGAGGGCGGCGAGCGTCTTTCCCAATACTATCCGGGCCAGTTTGCTGTCGTCCACGATCAGGACGGTGACCGCCATAGAACTCTCCAATATCTCGCCTCGCGCCGCATAGCGGTTTTGGAACTGTTATTGGCATGCGGCGGCACTCGCAATGGAAATTATTGCTCGCCCTTTTGATCCCTACCTGGCGATCCTTAGGGGGCGCAGATGCAATTGTCGCTTGCCGCCGCAGCCTGGAATGCTATTTCAGGATAGATGGATGAAGAAACAATAGTACCGAAGCTCACCGGCACCGCCAAGCTGGACGCCACGACCGACGCAGCCTATGCGATCATCGATCAGCGTGATCTGGCCAGGGAGACCAAGACGTTGCGGCTTCGGGGGCTTCGTCTTGAGAGGGAAGCTGCGGAGCGAGCTGCCAGGGCTGGCGAAACCCCTAAGCCAAAGAGGAAGGCGAAGACGGCCGCCCCGACCCGTGAATTCGAGGTATGACAAGGTGTCTTACAATCCCGTTCGTTTGCTTTCACTATTGAAAACCTCACACCTCGGATAGCGCGGAGGCAGGGGATCCTCGTTTGGCGATCTTCCGCGGAACGGTCTTCAGGGCCACTGGCGATGACAGCGTCAAACCCAACCGGGTTGCCTCGACTATCGAGGTCACGACAAAATCGGCGTCGATTTCAGCCGGGTCGATCTGCGCATAGTCCTGACCATTCGCCGTCGGCATCAAAAGCCCTACGCGCAAGTCGGGCTTCAGTCGCTTCAGTCGGCGAACAATCTGGCGGGCTCGGGATTTCGAATTGCCGTTGAGATATGTAACGATTGCCGTGTCGATACCGTCGACGGGGAAAGCCGCCGAGCCGCGGACGGCATGCTCGGAGTACAACGACGTCGTCGACGTCGCTCCTTGCACTTCCAGCACCTGCGAAAGCATCGCTGCCGCGGCGTCGTCCAGACCGCCACGGCCCCCAATGCACAACAGGGACCGGCCGCGACCGTCGGGGAGATCGAGTTCAACTGCGTTGGCACGGGGATCCGATGCTGTTTCTTCCTCGTTTTCCTCCTCATCCGCGACGTCAGACAGGTTTTCCACCAGCGAGAGCGAGCTCGACGCCACTAGCATGATCTGGTGTTCCGACATCACGCCGCGCTGGCGGTCGGTCTCGCCGAGCAGGAGAGCAGGAAGGCCCACCTTGTCGTAGTAGTCGACGAGATATTCCTCTTCCAGAAACTCCTCCGCGTTGTCGGAGGCTTCGTTCGGATCTCCCGAAAGGAGACGCTGGTAGAGCTTCTCATGCGGCTCCAGAACGGGCTCGTTGCCGAGCAGGACGTCGAGTACGCCGAACTGGGGAACGTGTCTGCCGAGCACCACCAGACAGACCGTCAACGGCGTTGAAAGCATGAGGCCGAGCGGCCCCCAAAGCCACGACCAGAAGATCGCCGAAATGATGATCGCCAAGGGTGACAGACCGGTGTTCGCGCCATAGAGCCATGGCTCGAGCACGTTGTTGCTGACGAGCTCCGTCGTCAGATAGAGAGCGCCGACCCAAACGACGAGCGACCAGCCCGGCGCGATGGCGAGCGCCAGAAACAGCGGCAGGATCATGCCAATGATCGCGCCGATGTAGGGCACGAACCGTAGGACGAGCGTCAGCAGTCCCCAGAGGACGGCGTTCGGAATGCCGAGCGCCCAGAGGCCGATCGAGATCGGCACGGCATAGAGCGTATTGACCACCAACTGCATCAGCAGGTATCGCCCGACCCGCTTGCCGGCGTCCTGGAGAGCGGCCGTCGTCCTATGAAGGTCGCCAAGGCCGACCAGCCGGATGAAGCGGTCGCGCAGGTCCTCGCGCTCGAGCAGCATGAAGATCACCAGCACGATCACGAGACCGGCCGTCGCAAAGGGGCTGATGAGCGGTAGAAGAAGGTTGCCCAGCGTCTGGATCGGATCTGAGCGCGTCACGATCTCGACGGGCATGGGTTCGCGGCCAGTCGGCGTCTGGGCGGGTGTCGTCTGACTCTCGACCGCTCGCGTCTGAATTTCTGCGCCGACCCGCTCGACGGCCTTGCTGAGATGATCGAGGATTCCGTTGCCGGCCCCCGCTTGGGCCAGCGAATGCACCTTGTCTACGAGATTGCGCTGATAGGTCGGGATGTTTTCAGCAAGGTTCGTCACCTGTGTGGCCACGACGATGCTGAACAGGGCGATCGCACAGAACGCCGACACCACCGCGAGGAGGACCGCCACTATCTTCGGAACGGAGCGCTTGCGAAGGAAGGAGACTATCGGGGCGAGCGTGAACGCAAGAAGCAGAGACAGCGCCAACGGTACAAAGATCTCCTGGCCCAGCCGGAGGATTACGGCCACTCCGATAAGGATTAGTATCGTGCGACCCGACAGCTTGCTGCGAAGCTCACTGTCTTGAGTTTGGTATGGTTGCGATGACGACGGTCTGCCCGTCTTGGAAAGTTCTGCGCCGCTCACCGCTCCACCCCTATTTTCAAACTATGCGCTCGACATTGGTGCAGGCGCACATCCCCCTCGGAAGGGATCAGTCATAGCGCAGGCTGGCCTTCAAGTCTCTGAGCTCGCCATCCTGCCTGAGCGCGGCTTGTTCGGCGACGAGGCGATACGCGTCGTTGGTGGCAGCGATGACCTCGTTCAATTGGTCGATCTGGCCTTGAAGCTCGTATGCCATGCAGGAGGATGTGAGCGTGCTGCCATTGACGACCGCCTGCCGCCTCATCGCGAGCGCAGGCTGCTTCCACGCCTCTATGAACGACTCCCGCCAGTCGGCGGGCGTGTCAGCCGAGAGCTTGAGAACCATGTTCATCAATGGGCCACTTTCGGCCGGGCCAGAGGCGTCGGCGTCCAGTTCGGTTATCCTGATGTCCTGAAACTCGGTCACGGTCTTCTCCTTCTGGAGGTGAGGGCCGTCGGCGGACGGGTCGCCCGCCGAACCAGCTCAACTGCCTGCGCTCAACAGCACGAGGCTGCGTGATTTCATGCCATAAGTTTCGGCGTCGCCGATGTCCTCGCTCTGCGTCTCGGGATCAGCCGTGGTCAGCTCGACGACCCAGCCCTTGCCGGAGCTCCCCGGCAGCTTGAATTCGACGTCGCCGTCATGAGGATTGAAGAGGACGAGGACGTCCTTCATCCCTTCGCCATCATCATTCATGTTCAAGCGGAGACCAATCGTCGTACTGCCTTCGTCGTCCCAATGTTCAGGAGTCTGCTCGCCGCCGCCAGGATTAAGCCAAGTCACCGCCATGCCGTCGCGCCAGCTTTCCCGGCGAAGAATGGGATTGTCCTGGCGCAGAGCAATCAAGCGCGTGGCGAACTGGCGGAGTTCGTCGGCCGAATCCGGCAGGTTCTCCCAGTGCACCCAGCTCAGTTCGCTGTCCTGGCAGTATCCATTGTTGTTGCCCATCTGGCTACGGCCGAACTCGTCGCCCGCCAGCAACATCGGCGTGCCGTGCGACAGGAACAGCGTCGCCAGAAAGTTGCGCTTCTGGCGATCCCGGACGGCGTTGACCCCTTCATCGTCGGTCGGGCCCTCGACGCCGTAGTTGTCGCTTCTGTTGTCGTCGGAACCGTCCTTGTTGTCCTCGCCGTTGGCGTCGTTGTGCTTCTCATTGTAAGAGACGACGTCGTTGAGCGTGAAGCCGTCATGGGCGGTG encodes the following:
- a CDS encoding alpha/beta fold hydrolase; amino-acid sequence: MSVIQRNNVVSRGNGKRAMVFSHGFGCDQNMWRLVAPAFEGDFQTVLFDHVGAGKSDLAAYDSEKYGSLDGYAADVVEIAEALGLSDATFVGHSVSAMIGVLASIRSPGLFSELILVGPSARYINDDGYYGGFGAQDIDELLSSLADNHMGWSMAMAPAIMGNADRPELGEELTDSFCRTDPDIARRFAKVTFTSDNREDLPLVSARTLVLQCRDDIIASEKVGEYVRDHIPGATMVVLDASGHCPNLSAPNEVISAMRSFV
- a CDS encoding PAS domain-containing sensor histidine kinase: MQDDFQDLFDNAPCGYVVTDDRSHITLVNGTMLEWLGFERADVVGRKLPELMPVAGRMFYETHFSPLLRMQGFFHEVALDLVCKDGKRLPVLANATQTMDADGAVTGTRVALFQATSRRKYERELADANRVGNETRKEIEGLVAALTETGLHRDEFIAILGHDLRNPLASIGSGMRILSKEDLRPRAKQVVTLIEGSVSRMSGLIDDVLDLTRGRLGGGISLTRRAEDGLAAHLEQVVAELTSASGRDIEVDISLEMPAFVDAARVAQLVSNLLGNAITHGAADEAIGMTALIDGGSLAISVWNGGDPIPEEAMERLFQPFFRGGSSESRNEQGLGLGLHIASEIAKAHGGTVTVSSTAERTVFEFRMPNEIPSDS
- a CDS encoding sensor histidine kinase, whose product is MDGGNAETSQSELDRMRLELAKTRRKLELTLDVSGAPCTWEWDISQKRLVADARFASITRQDPVALAEGVPTDRFFTSIHPDDLKRVKLAVAGMVAGSETLSKEYRLLKDDGGYRWVHASGKTILDEDDEPIIFVGVLIDVTEQKRTAEQLRIAQSAGGVGTFEHKVGWATVGVSDQFCRLFGLHVASFVHVGVLNDLVHPDDGKIIDLTDPDGLQSEGNIEFRIRRADDGRERWLARRGEYLDDIDSSGRRFVGVVFDVTEARQAQLELQQANKELEGVAHEREQFIAVLGHDLRNPLASMSSGLRIIGKDVTDQRSVRVLRLMGESVQRMSGLIDDLLDLARGRLGNGIGLELTKGGRIEPLLARIVNEIQSANPDRTIETEFDIHRTIDVDQARLEQMASNLLGNAITHGAADRPISVSARVTDGNLELTISNGGRPIPEATMKRLFQPFYRGEDNSTKQGLGLGLYIASEIAKAHRGTLDAVSDANKTSFTFRMPVETAQNR
- a CDS encoding chemotaxis protein CheX — translated: MSDRRTDLDELERDALTELVNIGVSRAAASLRKMVNKEVILSVPSVEVVTRKSAASLIGQRESETLVAVQQNFEGPFSGRALLIFPQSNGLSLVRGILGEETAEEDLVEMEDEALAETGNVILNSCLGSMANMLQHSLKMSLPDILRGDSRMLFDVLDEAGEQSFVLFLYINFSVRDRKINGYIAMLMDLPSLENLKQLIAGFIDRVMAGTE
- a CDS encoding response regulator transcription factor codes for the protein MAVTVLIVDDSKLARIVLGKTLAALKPDWIRLEASNADEALAAVDRTPVDIAILDFNMPGKDGLEVASELRAAYPDMPIAVITANVQDEIIARVRALNAAFVAKPVTQDALGGFISGAALRLRRVGE
- a CDS encoding AI-2E family transporter; protein product: MSGAELSKTGRPSSSQPYQTQDSELRSKLSGRTILILIGVAVILRLGQEIFVPLALSLLLAFTLAPIVSFLRKRSVPKIVAVLLAVVSAFCAIALFSIVVATQVTNLAENIPTYQRNLVDKVHSLAQAGAGNGILDHLSKAVERVGAEIQTRAVESQTTPAQTPTGREPMPVEIVTRSDPIQTLGNLLLPLISPFATAGLVIVLVIFMLLEREDLRDRFIRLVGLGDLHRTTAALQDAGKRVGRYLLMQLVVNTLYAVPISIGLWALGIPNAVLWGLLTLVLRFVPYIGAIIGMILPLFLALAIAPGWSLVVWVGALYLTTELVSNNVLEPWLYGANTGLSPLAIIISAIFWSWLWGPLGLMLSTPLTVCLVVLGRHVPQFGVLDVLLGNEPVLEPHEKLYQRLLSGDPNEASDNAEEFLEEEYLVDYYDKVGLPALLLGETDRQRGVMSEHQIMLVASSSLSLVENLSDVADEEENEEETASDPRANAVELDLPDGRGRSLLCIGGRGGLDDAAAAMLSQVLEVQGATSTTSLYSEHAVRGSAAFPVDGIDTAIVTYLNGNSKSRARQIVRRLKRLKPDLRVGLLMPTANGQDYAQIDPAEIDADFVVTSIVEATRLGLTLSSPVALKTVPRKIAKRGSPASALSEV